A region of Rhodamnia argentea isolate NSW1041297 chromosome 9, ASM2092103v1, whole genome shotgun sequence DNA encodes the following proteins:
- the LOC115756025 gene encoding UDP-arabinose 4-epimerase 1 — MLNIGRNRSQGRSNRSMSLGMGSMDYADPKKKTNIVGKIILAATLTAVCIIMLKQSPNFSTPSRFSIHEQGVTHVLVTGGAGYIGSHAALRLLKDSYRVTVVDNLSRGNLAAVKILQELFPEPGRLQFIYADLGDAKSVNKIFSENAFDAVMHFAAVAYVGESTLEPLRYYHNITSNTLVVLEAMAAHGVKTLIYSSTCATYGEPDKMPITEDTPQVPINPYGKAKKMAEDIILDFSKNSDMAIMILRYFNVIGSDPDGRLGEAPRPELREHGRISGACFDAARGIIPGLKVKGTDYSTPDGTCVRDYIDVTDLVDAHVKALEKARPKKVGIYNVGTGKGRSVKEFVEACKKATGMDIKVDFLPRRPGDYAEVYSDPTKVKHELNWTAKYTDLQQSLGIAWRWQKSHRNGYGTSRMAA, encoded by the exons GCATGGATTATGCAGATCCAAAAAAGAAGACCAATATTGTCGGGAAGATTATTTTGGCTGCTACCCTTACTGCAGTATGCATAATAATGCTGAAGCAATCTCCAAATTTCAGTACACCAAGTCGG TTCTCCATTCATGAGCAGGGAGTGACCCATGTCTTAGTGACTGGAGGGGCAGGTTATATTGGTTCTCATGCAGCATTGCGGCTTTTGAAGGACTCGTATCGTGTGACCGTAGTT GATAATCTCTCTCGGGGAAATCTAGCTGCTGTAAAGATTTTGCAGGAACTGTTTCCCGAGCCTGGAAGGCTGCAGTTTATCTATGCAGATTTGGGGGATGCAAAAAGT gtcaacaaaatattttcagaaaatgcaTTTGATGCGGTGATGCATTTTGCTGCCGTAGCGTATGTTGGAGAAAGCACTCTAGAACCTCTGAG GTATTACCACAACATCACATCGAACACACTGGTAGTATTAGAAGCTATGGCTGCGCATGGTGTCAAGACCTTGATATATTCTAGCACATGTGCAACTTACGGGGAGCCTGACAAGATGCCTATTACGGAGGACACTCCGCAG GTTCCAATTAATCCTTATGGAAAGGCCAAAAAGATGGCAGAAGATATCATTCTTGATTTCTCTAAAAATTCTGACATGGCTATCATGATACTAAG GTACTTCAATGTGATCGGGTCAGACCCTGATGGTAGACTGGGAGAAGCACCACGACCTGAATTACGTGAACATGGACGAATATCGGGTGCTTGTTTTGATGCTGCCCGCGGGATCATTCCTGGGTTGAAG GTTAAAGGAACAGACTATAGTACGCCGGACGGTACTTGTGTCAGGGATTATATTGATGTAACTGATTTAGTTGATGCTCACGTGAAAGCTCTTGAAAAGGCAAGACCCAAGAAAGTAGGAATATACAATGTTGGCACTGGCAAAG GTAGATCAGTGAAGGAATTTGTGGAGGCTTGCAAGAAGGCAACTGGAATGGACATCAAAGTCGATTTCCTGCCCCGCAGGCCGGGCGATTATGCAGAAGTGTATAGTGATCCCACCAAGGTCAAGCACGAGCTAAATTGGACAGCGAAATACACTGATCTTCAACAGAGCTTGGGTATTGCATGGAGATGGCAAAAGTCGCACCGCAACGGGTACGGAACTTCTAGAATGGCTGCTTGA